The following coding sequences lie in one Oryctolagus cuniculus chromosome 7, mOryCun1.1, whole genome shotgun sequence genomic window:
- the RARRES2 gene encoding retinoic acid receptor responder protein 2 isoform X1: MRRLLIPVALWLGVVGVSSTELTRAQQRGLQVALEEFHKHPPVQWAFQETGVDSAVDTPFPAGTFVRLEFKLQQTNCRKKDWKKPECKVKPNGRKRKCLACIKLDPEDKVLGRMVHCPIQTQIRRQEELEEHQGTQCSRVERAGEDPHSYYFPGQFAFFKALPPS, from the exons ATGCGGCGGCTGCTGATCCCGGTGGCCCTGTGGCTGGGCGTGGTGGGTGTAAGCAGTACTGAGCTCACCAGGGCTCAGCAGCGGGGCCTGCAGGTGGCCTTGGAGGAATTCCACAAGCACCCGCCTGTGCAGTGGGCCTTCCAGGAGACTGGTGTGGACAGTGCCGTGGACACG CCCTTCCCAGCTGGAACCTTTGTGAGACTGGAATTTAAGCTTCAGCAGACGAATTGCCGGAAGAAGGACTGGAAGAAACCCGAATGCAAAGTGAAGCCCAATGGG agGAAGCGGAAATGCCTGGCCTGCATCAAACTGGATCCTGAAGATAAAGTGCTGGGCAGGATGGTGCACTGCCCCATCCAGACACAGATCCGAAGG CAGGAGGAACTGGAGGAGCACCAGGGAACCCAGTGCAGTAGAGTGGAGCGGGCTGGCGAGGACCCCCACAGCTACTACTTCCCTGGACAGTTCGCCTTCTTCAAAGCCCTGCCCCCAAGCTGA
- the RARRES2 gene encoding retinoic acid receptor responder protein 2 isoform X2 gives MRRLLIPVALWLGVVGVSSTELTRAQQRGLQVALEEFHKHPPVQWAFQETGVDSAVDTPFPAGTFVRLEFKLQQTNCRKKDWKKPECKVKPNGRKRKCLACIKLDPEDKVLGRMVHCPIQTQIRREELEEHQGTQCSRVERAGEDPHSYYFPGQFAFFKALPPS, from the exons ATGCGGCGGCTGCTGATCCCGGTGGCCCTGTGGCTGGGCGTGGTGGGTGTAAGCAGTACTGAGCTCACCAGGGCTCAGCAGCGGGGCCTGCAGGTGGCCTTGGAGGAATTCCACAAGCACCCGCCTGTGCAGTGGGCCTTCCAGGAGACTGGTGTGGACAGTGCCGTGGACACG CCCTTCCCAGCTGGAACCTTTGTGAGACTGGAATTTAAGCTTCAGCAGACGAATTGCCGGAAGAAGGACTGGAAGAAACCCGAATGCAAAGTGAAGCCCAATGGG agGAAGCGGAAATGCCTGGCCTGCATCAAACTGGATCCTGAAGATAAAGTGCTGGGCAGGATGGTGCACTGCCCCATCCAGACACAGATCCGAAGG GAGGAACTGGAGGAGCACCAGGGAACCCAGTGCAGTAGAGTGGAGCGGGCTGGCGAGGACCCCCACAGCTACTACTTCCCTGGACAGTTCGCCTTCTTCAAAGCCCTGCCCCCAAGCTGA
- the LRRC61 gene encoding leucine-rich repeat-containing protein 61 isoform X2, with protein MEPPGEKLGEADGLHITPQLLKLHTGEFALESILLLKLRGLGLVDLGCLGECLGLEWLDLSGNALTQLGPLASLRQLTVLNVSNNRLTGLEPLAACESLQSLNVAGNLLATPGQLQCLAGLRGLEHLRLRDPLARLSNPLCTNPSYWAVVRELLPGLKVIDGERVTGRGSELYQLCRDLDSSLLPSSSPGPRAPEAQPWVEPGYWDAWPTRSSSILEEACRQFQDTLQECHDLDRQASDCLAQAEQALSPAGTTSSFVF; from the coding sequence ATGGAGCCTCCAGGTGAGAAGCTGGGAGAGGCTGACGGGCTGCACATCACGCCCCAGCTGCTGAAGTTGCACACAGGCGAGTTTGCCCTGGAGTCCATCCTGCTGCTGAAGCTGCGAGGCTTGGGGCTGGTGGACTTGGGCTGCCTAGGAGAGTGCCTGGGCCTCGAGTGGCTGGACTTGTCAGGCAATGCGCTCACCCAGCTGGGCCCACTGGCCTCCCTGCGCCAGCTGACCGTGCTCAATGTTTCCAACAACCGGCTGACAGGGCTGGAGCCGCTGGCAGCCTGCGAGAGCCTGCAGAGTCTCAATGTAGCAGGCAACCTGCTGGCCACTCCTGGCCAGCTGCAGTGTCTGGCCGGGCTGCGAGGCCTGGAGCACCTGCGGCTCCGGGACCCCTTGGCCCGGCTCAGCAACCCACTGTGCACCAACCCTTCCTACTGGGCTGTGGTCCGAGAACTGCTGCCTGGCCTCAAAGTCATCGACGGTGAGCGTGTCACGGGGCGCGGCAGTGAGCTCTACCAGCTGTGCCGAGACCTGgacagctccttgctgcccagcTCTAGCCCAGGTCCCAGAGCCCCggaagcccagccctgggtggagCCAGGATATTGGGATGCCTGGCCCACCCGGAGCAGCTCCATCCTGGAGGAGGCATGCCGGCAGTTCCAGGACACGCTGCAGGAGTGCCATGACCTGGACCGCCAGGCCAGtgactgcctggcccaggccgagCAGGCCCTCAGCCCTGCAGGCACCACCTCTTCCTTTGTCTTCTGA